In Pseudomonas fakonensis, one DNA window encodes the following:
- a CDS encoding NAD(+) kinase, whose amino-acid sequence MEQFRNIGIIGRLGSSQVLDTIRRLKKFLLERHLHVILEDTIAEVLPGHGLQTSTRKLLGEVCDLVIVVGGDGSLLGAARALARHNIPVLGINRGNLGFLTDIRPDELEEKVAEVLDGHYLVENRFLLQAEVRRHHEAIGQGDALNDVVLHPGKSTRMIEFEIHIDGQFVCSQKADGLIVATPTGSTAYALSAGGPIMHPKLDAIVIVPMYPHTLSGRPIVVDGNSELKIVVANDLQIYPQVSCDGQNHFTCAPGDTITVSKKPQKLRLIHPLDHNYYEVCRTKLGWGSRLGGRDD is encoded by the coding sequence ATGGAGCAATTTCGCAATATCGGTATCATCGGACGCCTTGGCAGCTCCCAGGTGCTCGACACCATTCGCCGACTGAAAAAATTCCTCCTCGAGCGCCACCTGCACGTGATCCTCGAGGACACCATCGCCGAAGTACTGCCCGGCCACGGCCTGCAAACCTCCACCCGCAAGCTTTTGGGCGAGGTCTGCGACCTGGTGATCGTGGTAGGTGGCGACGGCAGCCTGCTGGGCGCCGCCCGCGCCCTGGCCCGCCACAACATCCCGGTGCTGGGCATCAACCGCGGCAACCTGGGCTTTCTCACCGACATTCGCCCCGACGAGCTGGAAGAAAAAGTCGCCGAAGTGCTCGACGGCCACTACCTGGTAGAGAACCGCTTCCTGCTGCAAGCCGAGGTGCGCCGCCACCACGAGGCCATCGGCCAGGGCGATGCGCTCAACGACGTGGTACTGCACCCGGGCAAGTCGACGCGGATGATCGAATTCGAAATCCATATCGACGGCCAGTTCGTCTGCAGCCAGAAGGCCGACGGCCTGATCGTCGCCACCCCCACCGGCTCCACGGCCTACGCGCTGTCGGCCGGCGGCCCGATCATGCACCCCAAGCTCGACGCCATCGTCATCGTGCCGATGTACCCGCACACCCTGTCGGGCCGGCCAATCGTGGTGGACGGCAACAGCGAGCTGAAAATCGTGGTGGCCAACGACCTGCAGATCTACCCGCAGGTCTCGTGTGACGGCCAAAACCACTTCACCTGCGCCCCCGGCGATACCATCACGGTGAGCAAGAAGCCGCAAAAACTGCGCCTGATCCACCCGCTGGATCACAATTACTACGAGGTCTGCCGCACCAAGCTCGGCTGGGGCAGCCGCCTGGGGGGCAGGGACGACTGA
- a CDS encoding cytochrome b codes for MVSSTPAGHYARSSIVLHWLMLVLLAAVYACIELRGLFPKGSAERDLMKDLHFMLGLSVFVLVWLRLAMRLSRPTPPIIPKPPAWQTGLSHLVHLLLYLMMIGLPLAGWAILSAADKPIPFYGLELPAITAPDPDLAKFIKGWHERIGSWGYWLIGLHAVAGLYHHYVRRDNTLLRMLPYK; via the coding sequence ATGGTTTCATCCACTCCTGCGGGCCACTACGCGCGGTCGTCGATCGTGCTGCACTGGCTGATGCTGGTGCTGCTGGCGGCGGTCTACGCCTGCATCGAACTGCGCGGCCTGTTTCCCAAGGGCAGCGCCGAGCGTGACCTGATGAAAGACCTGCACTTCATGCTTGGCCTGAGCGTGTTCGTGCTGGTGTGGCTGCGCCTGGCCATGCGCCTGTCGCGCCCGACCCCGCCGATCATCCCCAAGCCCCCGGCCTGGCAGACGGGCCTGTCGCACCTGGTGCACCTGCTGCTGTACCTGATGATGATCGGCCTGCCCCTGGCCGGCTGGGCGATCCTCAGCGCCGCCGACAAGCCCATCCCGTTCTACGGCCTGGAGCTGCCGGCCATCACCGCCCCCGACCCGGACCTGGCCAAATTCATCAAGGGCTGGCACGAGCGCATCGGCAGCTGGGGCTATTGGCTGATCGGCCTGCATGCGGTGGCCGGGCTTTACCACCACTATGTGCGCCGCGATAACACCCTGCTGCGCATGCTGCCCTACAAATAA
- a CDS encoding YeaC family protein, with translation MSTFAQMIENITPEIYESLKTAVEIGKWSDGRKLTTEQKELSLQAVIAWEMQNLPEEQRTGYMGPQECASKSAPIANILFKSDSVH, from the coding sequence ATGTCCACATTCGCGCAAATGATCGAAAACATCACCCCGGAAATCTACGAAAGCCTGAAAACGGCCGTGGAAATCGGCAAATGGTCCGATGGCCGCAAGCTCACCACCGAGCAGAAAGAGCTGTCGCTGCAGGCGGTGATCGCCTGGGAGATGCAAAACCTTCCCGAAGAGCAGCGCACCGGCTACATGGGCCCGCAGGAGTGCGCCTCCAAGTCGGCGCCAATCGCCAACATCCTGTTCAAGTCGGACTCGGTACATTGA
- a CDS encoding rhomboid family intramembrane serine protease yields MKAVEVLRLPLAVDLAGFVALLRRLQVPHRVVEEGEEQVLWAPQAIAADVHELYQRYPDGNADLQLADTGLPALAPARPSLKDQARAAKVTTFTLFLCLLVAGITNLGDNLATIAWFSFLPFQVQGEYLYFTGFAQSLAEGQWWRLVSPMLLHFGVLHLAMNGMWYWELGRRIESRQGPLMLLALTLLFSLVSNLAQHFTSGPGLFGGLSGVLYGLLGHVWLYHKLAPSPQFSLPRGVLGMMLIWLLVCLSGVVGKLGFGEIANAAHVGGLLIGCLTGLLGGMVARRKLAA; encoded by the coding sequence ATGAAAGCGGTCGAGGTGCTGCGCCTGCCGCTGGCCGTCGACCTGGCCGGCTTCGTCGCCTTGCTGCGCCGCCTGCAGGTGCCGCACCGGGTGGTAGAGGAGGGCGAGGAGCAAGTGCTGTGGGCGCCGCAGGCGATTGCCGCCGATGTGCATGAACTCTACCAGCGCTACCCCGACGGCAATGCCGACCTGCAGCTTGCCGACACCGGCTTGCCGGCGCTGGCGCCCGCGCGGCCCTCACTGAAAGACCAGGCCCGCGCGGCCAAGGTCACCACCTTCACCCTGTTCCTGTGCCTGCTGGTGGCCGGTATCACCAACCTGGGCGACAACCTCGCGACCATCGCCTGGTTCAGCTTCCTGCCGTTCCAGGTGCAGGGCGAGTACCTGTATTTCACAGGCTTTGCCCAAAGCCTGGCCGAGGGCCAGTGGTGGCGCCTGGTGTCGCCGATGCTGCTGCACTTCGGTGTGCTGCACCTGGCCATGAACGGCATGTGGTACTGGGAGCTGGGCCGGCGCATCGAGTCGCGCCAGGGCCCGCTGATGCTGCTGGCACTGACCCTGCTGTTCAGCCTGGTGTCCAACCTGGCCCAGCACTTTACCAGCGGCCCGGGCCTGTTCGGTGGGCTGTCGGGGGTGCTGTACGGCTTGCTCGGGCATGTATGGCTGTACCACAAGCTGGCGCCCAGCCCGCAGTTCAGCCTGCCCCGCGGCGTGCTGGGGATGATGCTGATCTGGCTGCTGGTGTGCCTGAGCGGTGTGGTCGGCAAGCTGGGCTTTGGCGAAATCGCCAACGCCGCCCACGTGGGTGGCCTGCTCATCGGATGCCTGACTGGCCTATTGGGTGGAATGGTCGCCCGGCGTAAACTAGCCGCCTGA
- a CDS encoding DUF1853 family protein, whose product MGETTGQRQTGYARWMTPFAHLEPLPRHLRHPAVRDLAWVLLSAPLLGDAPCRQRHPLAGSSWADEPERLAAWLHALDRDPAPLLAWLTRLTSRRLGLYYEHLWQFALQQAPGIELLAANLAIREGGRTLGELDILLRDHEGDHHLELAIKLYLGPQAGDSQDPAQWLGPGCHDRLGLKLAHLAGHQLPISAQPHSREALHGLGVAQVQAHLWLGGYLFYPWPGHAEPPVGAHPRHLRGRWLHRRDWPLGIGRWQPLARHSWLAPARVEAGSCWAPGQFEHWLKGLDEVAPAQLLVRLEEDHDGAWQEAERVFLVADSWPNLGG is encoded by the coding sequence ATGGGCGAAACGACCGGCCAGCGGCAAACCGGCTATGCTCGCTGGATGACGCCTTTCGCCCACCTCGAGCCCCTGCCCCGCCACCTGCGCCACCCTGCGGTGCGCGACCTGGCCTGGGTGCTGCTGTCAGCGCCGCTGCTGGGCGATGCCCCGTGCCGCCAGCGCCACCCGCTGGCCGGCAGCAGCTGGGCCGATGAACCTGAGCGCCTGGCCGCCTGGCTGCACGCCCTGGACCGTGACCCTGCGCCCTTGCTGGCCTGGCTCACGCGCCTGACCAGCCGGCGCCTGGGCCTGTATTACGAACACCTGTGGCAGTTTGCCCTGCAGCAGGCCCCGGGCATCGAACTGCTGGCGGCCAACCTGGCGATCCGCGAAGGCGGGCGCACCCTGGGCGAGCTGGACATTCTGTTGCGTGACCACGAAGGCGACCATCACCTGGAACTGGCGATCAAGTTGTACCTGGGCCCCCAGGCAGGTGATAGCCAGGACCCTGCCCAGTGGCTGGGCCCCGGCTGCCACGATCGGCTGGGCCTGAAGCTTGCGCACCTGGCCGGGCACCAGTTGCCGATCTCGGCGCAGCCGCACAGCCGCGAAGCCTTGCACGGGTTGGGTGTGGCGCAGGTTCAAGCCCACCTGTGGCTGGGTGGCTACCTGTTCTACCCCTGGCCGGGCCATGCCGAACCACCGGTCGGCGCCCACCCACGGCACCTGCGCGGGCGTTGGCTGCACCGGCGCGACTGGCCGCTGGGCATCGGGCGCTGGCAGCCGCTGGCCAGGCACAGCTGGCTGGCGCCGGCGCGGGTCGAGGCAGGCAGTTGCTGGGCGCCGGGGCAGTTCGAGCACTGGCTGAAAGGGCTCGACGAGGTGGCGCCGGCGCAGTTGCTGGTGCGCCTTGAAGAGGATCACGACGGCGCCTGGCAGGAGGCCGAGCGGGTGTTTCTGGTGGCCGACAGCTGGCCGAATCTGGGCGGGTGA
- a CDS encoding metallophosphoesterase produces MLDPARSFDIIGDVHGCAHTLERLLDALGYKRIGGVWRHPRRQALFLGDIVDRGPRIREALHIVHDMVEAGQAFCIMGNHEYNALGWVTPGLPGSGKAHVREHTPRHARLIDETLTQFAQHPGDWHDFINWFYELPLFVDAGRFRLVHACWDPQLIAPLRQQYPNGCIDEHFVQASAVSGSFAATVCNRLLRGTDMRLPDGLTLTGGDGLTRAFFRTKFWEEDPQTYGDIVFQPDALPDEVARAPLSHSQKNALLRYGADEPLLFVGHYWRSGRPAPIRDNLACLDYSAVLYGKLAAYRLDDETCIDPHKFVWVDVERPQASQ; encoded by the coding sequence ATGCTCGATCCGGCGCGCAGTTTCGACATCATCGGTGACGTGCATGGCTGCGCGCACACCCTCGAACGCCTGCTCGATGCGCTCGGTTACAAGCGTATCGGCGGGGTGTGGCGCCACCCGCGGCGCCAGGCGCTGTTTCTCGGCGACATCGTCGACCGCGGCCCGCGCATTCGCGAGGCGCTGCACATCGTCCACGACATGGTCGAGGCCGGCCAGGCCTTCTGCATCATGGGCAACCACGAGTACAACGCCCTCGGCTGGGTCACCCCGGGGTTGCCCGGCAGCGGCAAGGCCCATGTGCGCGAGCACACCCCGCGCCATGCCCGGCTGATCGATGAAACCCTCACCCAGTTCGCCCAGCACCCCGGCGACTGGCACGATTTCATCAATTGGTTCTACGAGCTGCCGTTGTTCGTCGATGCCGGGCGCTTCCGTCTGGTGCACGCCTGCTGGGACCCGCAACTGATCGCCCCGCTGCGCCAGCAGTACCCCAACGGCTGCATCGACGAGCATTTCGTCCAGGCCTCGGCGGTCAGCGGCAGCTTCGCCGCCACGGTGTGCAACCGTCTGCTGCGCGGCACCGACATGCGCCTGCCCGACGGCCTTACGCTCACCGGTGGCGACGGCCTGACCCGGGCGTTCTTCCGCACCAAGTTCTGGGAAGAAGACCCGCAGACCTACGGCGACATCGTCTTCCAGCCCGACGCGCTGCCCGACGAAGTGGCCCGCGCGCCGCTCAGCCACAGCCAGAAGAATGCCCTGCTGCGCTACGGGGCGGACGAGCCGCTGCTGTTCGTCGGCCACTACTGGCGCAGCGGCCGCCCGGCGCCGATCCGCGACAACCTGGCGTGCCTGGACTACAGCGCCGTGCTGTACGGCAAGCTGGCCGCCTACCGCCTGGATGACGAAACCTGCATCGACCCGCACAAGTTCGTCTGGGTCGACGTCGAACGCCCGCAGGCCAGCCAATGA
- a CDS encoding 1-aminocyclopropane-1-carboxylate deaminase/D-cysteine desulfhydrase codes for MPDFSLPQAPLQRLDLPWLQPAGVELAALRLDLIDPLISGNKWFKLRHHLIEARQASAPGLISLGGNHSNHLHALAAAGKRFGFATAGLLRGHAQDTPTVRDLRALGMTLHWLGYGGYRERYRPEFWQPWQALYPGWHCIPEGGGGMPGAQGCALIVEQCQAQLASVGWDDYHAWWLAAGTGTTLAGLVLAEAGRHPVHGALALPAGHGVAETVAGLVGTQGYELHDASRGGFARIDDELLAFIAQSEREAGMPLEALYTGKALLALREQVQAGRFGPGSRLVFVHTGGLQGRRGYL; via the coding sequence ATGCCTGATTTCTCACTCCCCCAAGCCCCCCTGCAACGCCTCGACCTGCCGTGGCTTCAACCTGCCGGGGTCGAGCTAGCAGCCCTGCGCCTGGACCTGATCGACCCGCTGATCAGCGGCAACAAATGGTTCAAGCTGCGCCACCACCTCATCGAGGCTCGGCAAGCGTCCGCCCCGGGCCTGATCAGTCTGGGCGGCAACCACTCCAACCACTTGCACGCCTTGGCCGCCGCTGGCAAACGCTTTGGCTTCGCCACCGCCGGCCTGCTGCGCGGCCATGCGCAGGACACCCCCACCGTGCGCGACCTGCGCGCCCTGGGCATGACCCTGCACTGGCTGGGCTATGGCGGTTACCGCGAGCGCTACCGGCCCGAATTCTGGCAACCCTGGCAGGCCCTGTACCCCGGTTGGCACTGCATCCCCGAAGGCGGTGGCGGCATGCCGGGCGCCCAGGGCTGCGCACTGATCGTCGAGCAATGCCAGGCTCAACTGGCCAGTGTGGGTTGGGATGATTACCACGCCTGGTGGCTGGCCGCCGGTACCGGCACGACGCTGGCCGGCCTGGTGCTGGCAGAGGCGGGTCGGCACCCGGTGCATGGCGCTTTAGCGTTGCCGGCAGGCCATGGGGTGGCGGAAACGGTTGCAGGGTTGGTTGGCACTCAGGGTTATGAACTGCACGACGCCAGCCGTGGCGGCTTTGCCCGCATCGACGACGAACTGCTGGCGTTCATCGCGCAAAGCGAGCGCGAGGCCGGTATGCCGCTGGAGGCGCTGTACACCGGCAAGGCCCTGCTGGCGCTGCGCGAACAAGTGCAGGCCGGGCGTTTCGGCCCCGGCAGCCGCCTGGTGTTCGTGCATACCGGCGGCCTGCAGGGGCGGCGCGGTTATTTGTAG